One window of Anas platyrhynchos isolate ZD024472 breed Pekin duck chromosome 11, IASCAAS_PekinDuck_T2T, whole genome shotgun sequence genomic DNA carries:
- the LOC101792197 gene encoding uncharacterized protein, with translation MKTLSSFSQKVITFLTITSFLGEITGETFFHRQEHGHPALQCHQQAAKGKAEIAWYIADDDLQQFKFINCSSKEPRSSCGERGGPSGCNDTLQVTHIPPGGGLFACGAVPSDRTPATCPLFRNVSHCRHYNFFLTQKIYPTQVSKSKSLDSVPETPYSSLVFEDNITLSCEFEANCSGQCFTLYWIRAAKTSECIFSLAHEPGTPRLTYNEHCCIDEDMHGRLLNTSDFSSTDKKSNVTILNVTSADSGEYLCVVAIWIDGKHVWRVANNLSVEVRKDKTTYIQWYIASGAIAGIIFLCVVSWLTYLKTAKSKGKKSPTEFNRYYDVVGMPEDECSPYATSCVSDMQRSEHIYCHVAGTYAKVSATDNNKASGTGLEDIHTVYAYAGK, from the exons ATGAAGACTCTCTCCTCTTTTTCGCAGAAAGTAATAACCTTCCTGACGATCACGTCTTTTCTAGGAGAAATAACAG GCGAAACTTTCTTTCATCGACAAGAACATGGACATCCTGCACTTCAGTGCCATCAGCAAGCTGctaaaggaaaagcagaaatagcTTGGTATATAGCAGATGACGATCTGCAGCAATTTAAGTTCATTAACTGCTCTTCCAAGGAGCCTCGTTCCTCATGTGGAGAAAGAGGGGGACCTTCAGGCTGCAATGACACCTTACAAGTGACCCACATACCCCCTGGGGGAGGGCTGTTTGCATGTGGAGCAGTTCCTAGTGACAGAACACCAGCAACTTGCCCGCTGTTTCGCAATGTCTCTCACTGCAGGCACTACAATTTCTTTCTTACACAGAAAATTTACCCCACACAAG TTTCAAAAAGCAAGTCCTTAGACAGTGTTCCTGAAACACCATACAGCAGCCTGGTATTTGAAGACAACATCACTTTGTCATGTGAATTTGAAGCTAACTGCTCAGGACAATGTTTTACTCTGTATTGGATCAGAGCTGCGAAAACAAGtgaatgcattttttctctAGCACATGAGCCTGGAACCCCACGTTTGACTTACAATGAGCATTGCTGTATTGATGAAGACATGCATGGACGATTATTGAACACTAGTGACTTTAGTTCAACTGACAAGAAAAGTAACGTGACTATTCTGAATGTTACTAGTGCTGACAGTGGAGAATATTTATGCGTTGTTGCTATCTGGATAGATGGCAAACACGTGTGGAGAGTTGCTAATAACCTGTCTGTGGAAGTTCGGAAAGACAAAACTACAT atATACAGTGGTATATCGCCTCTGGAGCTATAGCTgggattatttttctctgtgtcGTATCATGGCTAACCTATCTCAAGACAGCTAAATCAAAAG gaaaaaaatcacccacAGAATTTAACAG ATATTATGATGTTGTTGGAATGCCAGAAGATGAAT gtTCTCCATATGCAACAAGTTGTGTCAGTGACATGCAAAGAAGTGAGCACATTTATTGCCATGTAGCGGGGACTTACGCAAAAGTCTCTGCCACAGATAACAACAAGGCTTCTGGGACAGGACTGGAAGACATACATACAGTATATGCATATGCtggtaaataa